GGGATGATGACGAAGGGCTTCGGCCCATCGAAGAAAGGCACATGCTGCGGCGGCATCTCGATCTTCGCGGGAGTTTGAGAGACATTCTGCGCGTGCAGTTGCGGGGCGGGTAGAGGGAGTTTCGTGCTCTTCGGCCATTCACCGAGCACGACGCGGAAGCCTGTCTTCTCACTCTGCGTGTCCGGCAGCCATGCGGTGCGATTTGCTGAGCGGAGCAACCGCGTTTGCTGCGAATGACTGCCGCCACGGATCACGCGGAAGTCGCCGTCGATGCGACCGAGCGAATCCGTCTGCTCGCCTGCTTCATAAGGCCCGTACCAGTCCGCGCACCACTCGGAAACGTTGCCGTGCATGTCATGAAGGCCCCATGCATTCGCGGGCGTTTGTGCGACACGCAGCGTGAGTTTTTCTTTCGCAGGGCGAAACTCAGGCGGCAGCCCGGCGGGGAAGAAGCGCTCACGCAAGCCGATGTCGCTCGGCCATTGATGAAAGCCTGCTGGCAGCGCGTCTCCGGTGTGAAACAACGTCGCGGTACTCGCACGGCATGCAAATTCCCATTCCGCCTCGGTCGGCAGGCGATACGTTTTGCCTTCTTTCTGCGACAGCCACTCGCAGAACTTCACGGCATCGTTCCAAGTCAGTCCCGCCGCCGCATCATCATCGGCTCCACGACCATGCTTCGGCTGAAATTGTCGATACTGAACCTGTGTCACCTCCGTGGCGCTCAGGTGGAACGCCTGCGTGATCGTCACGCGATGCGCGGGCTTCTCATCCCAGTCGGCATCGTCGAACTTCTCCGCATGCTTCTTCACGTTGTAGTCCGCCGCAGGCCCATCCTGCCCCATGATGTAGCTGCCGGGTGAGATCGGCACGAGTTTCATGCCGATGGAGTTGGTGATGGTCTGGGCATGGAGAGCCGTGGTGATCAAAAAGGCGGCGAGTAGATGTTTCATGTGAGAACTGGAACGGAGGGGGCTGGCGAACTGTAGCTACCGATGCCGGATCACTTGTCCCTGGCTTTGGAGCAGGCGTTGAAGGTCTGGAACCGCCGCCTTGCGCGGCTCAATCTTGTTTTGAATCGCCAGATGCGCAGCGATTCCAGCAGCCTGGCCGAGGCACATCCATGTCGGCTCCATGCGGATGCTGGAGAATGCGACGTGCGTGGTGCTGGCGGCGACGGGGACGATGAGGCCGTCGATCTTCTCCGGGATCATGATGCGATACGGGATCTCGTAAGGCCGCGTGATGTAGTCGAGCATGCCGAGGTAGCCTTCGAGCACGAGCGTGTCGCCAGGCTGGCGCTTGCGGCAGGGGAAGCTGTCGATGGGAAACTCGCCGACGGCGATGCTGTCGGCGTGATGCTTTGGTTCCTGGCCTTTGCCCGTGATGTCGTGCTGCGTGAGCGTGTATTCGCCGACGAGGCGGCGTCCTTCGCGCACATAGAGCTGCCAGGGGAAGTGCGCGTTGTCGGTGAACTCGTCCTTTGGCAAATGCATCTCGTTCGCCAGCTTGCGATGAGCCTCGGGCACCTCGGGATCGTTCTGCAAAAACCACAGCAGACCAAGCACTAGGCTGCGATGTCGCTGACGGATGCGTTCACGCGTGGCTTTATCGCCTTCGATATAGCCGCGATTTTCCTCGGGAAAGGGAAAGCCAAGCGGACGCGGATTGATGTTCACATCACACTTGTGGTTCGGGATGTCGGCGACCGACAAAGCGCGCACCAGCGTGTCGAAATGCTTCGGATTGTAGCCACGTCCTGGCTTGAAGACCTTCGGCCCGGCGAGGCGGCCTGCTTTGAGATCATCGAAGTATCCGAGGTAATCTTTTAGATCATAGCCCACAGGAGGCTCGGTCAGGCGATGCGCGTTCTGCGGATCCTTGGTCAAACAAAGCCGGTAGGTGTAGGCGGGCAGATCAGGAGCAGCTTCGCCCGTGCTGCCGGGCAGAAACTCATGCGCCTGATAGTCGAAATAGACGACGCCCGCGTGTTCCTCGCCGAACTCGGCTTTCGACTCGCGACCGAGTCGAAACTTCGCTCCCGCAGCGGCATACAAATCACCTTCGTAAGTAGCATCGATGAAGACTTTGCCCTCCAACCGCTTCTCCGTGCCGTTTTGCCGATTCACGACCGTGATGCCTCGCAGCTTGTTTTCGCTGACGTGAGCCGATTGGAGCCTCCAGCCCTTCCAAACCGTGATTTTCGCCTCCTTGGCGAGCATCGTCTCGAAGACCTTCTCCGCCACATGCGGCTCCGCGTAGTAGCCATCCTGGCAGAGCTTCGTGTGCTCGTGCTCGGGGCCGTATTTCGTGACGTAGTGCTCCCGCACTCCTGCAACGAACTCCTTGAAGAGGCCGCCGATCATCGCGCGGTTTTCGATGTCGCTCTTGCCCAGCCCACTCGTCGTCATGCCGCCGATGTGGTCGTTGTAATCGACCAGCATGACCTTACGTCCCATGCGCGCTGCTGAAATGGCCGCAGCGATGCCGCTCGGCGTGCCGCCGTAGATAACGATGTCCTGCGCGATGGATTGGCCGCAAAAGAACACAGATAGGGCAACGATGATCTTGATCCGCCCCATATTGGTTCTTTTGCGGCTAAAAACAGGCGCAGCAGCTTAGGCCAGCTTGTAGCAATCCGCCCACTCGGCGCGGGGAGGCGGGCCTGAAAGGCGGGCGTTCGCCTCGTCGTTGCCGATGAAGCGCTTCGTTTTCGGGTCGAACTGGAGATCGACGTTCAAATACTCGGCGATGGTGCCGAGGTTCAACACCTGGGTGAGCAAGCCGGAGATGCTGAAGGGCGATTCGGTCGTGCCTTCGCCCATGCAGGCGTTGATGAAGCTGTCGAAGTGATTGCGCTTCAATGCATGCAGCCCCATGGCGTCTTTGAACTCCACCATCTTCG
Above is a genomic segment from Prosthecobacter sp. containing:
- a CDS encoding FAD-dependent oxidoreductase — encoded protein: MFFCGQSIAQDIVIYGGTPSGIAAAISAARMGRKVMLVDYNDHIGGMTTSGLGKSDIENRAMIGGLFKEFVAGVREHYVTKYGPEHEHTKLCQDGYYAEPHVAEKVFETMLAKEAKITVWKGWRLQSAHVSENKLRGITVVNRQNGTEKRLEGKVFIDATYEGDLYAAAGAKFRLGRESKAEFGEEHAGVVYFDYQAHEFLPGSTGEAAPDLPAYTYRLCLTKDPQNAHRLTEPPVGYDLKDYLGYFDDLKAGRLAGPKVFKPGRGYNPKHFDTLVRALSVADIPNHKCDVNINPRPLGFPFPEENRGYIEGDKATRERIRQRHRSLVLGLLWFLQNDPEVPEAHRKLANEMHLPKDEFTDNAHFPWQLYVREGRRLVGEYTLTQHDITGKGQEPKHHADSIAVGEFPIDSFPCRKRQPGDTLVLEGYLGMLDYITRPYEIPYRIMIPEKIDGLIVPVAASTTHVAFSSIRMEPTWMCLGQAAGIAAHLAIQNKIEPRKAAVPDLQRLLQSQGQVIRHR